The Gemella haemolysans genome includes a region encoding these proteins:
- a CDS encoding thioesterase family protein: MNIEINKQFKQKYIVSDTNTAKFMGSGDLEVLATPSLVAFMENAAKTYLNTFLSNEFGSVGSNININHLAPTLVGKEITIQGEVTEVIKEKVIIFSLEAFEEDKKIGDASHTRVIINNEKFIDKLTN, from the coding sequence ATGAATATAGAAATTAATAAGCAATTCAAACAAAAATATATCGTGTCAGATACAAACACAGCTAAATTCATGGGAAGCGGTGATCTTGAAGTATTAGCTACTCCAAGTCTTGTGGCATTTATGGAAAATGCTGCTAAAACATACCTGAACACTTTCTTATCAAATGAATTTGGGAGTGTTGGAAGCAATATAAATATAAACCATCTTGCTCCTACTTTAGTTGGAAAAGAAATTACAATTCAAGGAGAAGTTACTGAGGTTATTAAAGAAAAAGTCATTATTTTTTCTTTAGAAGCATTCGAAGAAGATAAAAAAATCGGCGACGCTTCTCATACAAGGGTAATTATTAATAATGAAAAATTTATCGATAAATTAACTAACTAA
- a CDS encoding NUDIX hydrolase, with product MNNVLATMCYIDNGDSFLMLKRTKKENDIHEGLTISVGGKFEPGESPEDCIIREVKEETNLDIINPKLRGIITFPNFDGERDWYTYVFTAPNYKGKLTEDCNEGDLVWVKKSEIQNIKTWEGDYIFLDWLVKDKPFFSAKFNYKNNEFVDYEVTFYE from the coding sequence ATGAATAATGTATTAGCTACTATGTGCTATATTGATAATGGCGATAGTTTCTTAATGTTAAAAAGAACAAAGAAAGAAAACGATATTCACGAAGGATTAACAATTAGTGTGGGTGGTAAGTTTGAGCCTGGGGAAAGTCCTGAAGATTGCATAATTAGAGAGGTAAAAGAAGAAACAAACTTAGATATTATTAACCCTAAATTAAGAGGTATCATTACCTTCCCTAATTTCGATGGCGAACGTGACTGGTATACATATGTATTTACTGCACCTAACTACAAAGGTAAACTGACAGAAGATTGTAATGAAGGTGATTTAGTATGGGTGAAAAAATCTGAAATCCAAAATATAAAAACTTGGGAAGGTGATTATATCTTTCTAGATTGGTTGGTTAAAGATAAACCATTCTTCTCAGCTAAATTTAATTACAAAAATAATGAATTCGTAGACTACGAAGTTACATTTTATGAATAA
- the codY gene encoding GTP-sensing pleiotropic transcriptional regulator CodY, with protein MASLLQKTRKISTILQEGRHDNVDFEAMAMRLSPILDSVVYILDTEGNILGYDSIVDYSNERMEKIIQDRKVPKAYLDATLKVYATKVNIPFQEPLSIFPEEEEERFEGNSYTVILPIRGGGERLGTLVIGRMDNDFKDDDLVLAEYASTVVGIEILHEKQDKEKNLARDKDMVNMALNSLSFSEKEAIEHIFRELDGTEGLLIASKIADRVGITRSVIVNALRKLESAGIIESKSLGMKGTYIKVLKEYFLELMFSNEF; from the coding sequence ATGGCAAGTTTATTACAAAAAACAAGAAAAATTAGTACAATTTTACAAGAAGGACGTCATGACAACGTAGACTTTGAAGCGATGGCTATGCGTCTTAGTCCGATTTTAGATTCAGTAGTTTATATTCTAGATACTGAAGGGAATATTCTTGGTTATGATTCAATCGTTGATTATTCAAATGAACGTATGGAAAAAATCATTCAAGATAGAAAAGTTCCTAAAGCTTATCTAGATGCAACATTAAAAGTTTATGCCACAAAGGTTAATATTCCTTTCCAAGAACCATTATCAATTTTCCCTGAAGAAGAAGAAGAACGCTTTGAAGGAAACAGTTATACTGTAATCCTACCAATTAGAGGTGGTGGAGAACGTTTAGGTACACTTGTAATTGGTAGAATGGATAATGATTTCAAAGATGATGATTTAGTTTTAGCTGAGTATGCATCTACAGTAGTAGGTATCGAGATTTTACATGAAAAACAAGATAAAGAGAAAAACTTAGCAAGAGATAAAGATATGGTTAATATGGCTCTAAACTCATTGTCATTCTCTGAGAAAGAAGCTATTGAACATATCTTTAGAGAATTAGATGGAACAGAAGGATTATTAATCGCTAGTAAAATTGCTGATAGAGTAGGGATTACAAGATCTGTAATCGTAAATGCTCTTAGAAAATTAGAAAGTGCTGGTATTATTGAATCTAAATCATTAGGTATGAAGGGTACATATATTAAAGTATTAAAAGAATATTTCTTAGAATTAATGTTTTCTAACGAATTTTAA